Proteins found in one Amycolatopsis umgeniensis genomic segment:
- a CDS encoding beta-ketoacyl synthase N-terminal-like domain-containing protein produces the protein MTEIRGGPPRPLVTLLKELPGDRPAFTDEHRTLTFGEVLESSGRLATGLGIARGDRVLVHVGARVEFAEYCLAVLRAGGIGVPASVRSTTAELTRLVADSGAGLLVTEERHAATVREVQAERPRLRVVFVEDEPPPARGEPRDDLGLDEPAWLLYTSGTTGRPKEVLTTQRAVLWSSAVCYGPMYGISGTDTVLWPLPLHHAYALSLAFAGTIALGTHTRIVGRDLPSALTAYPGGVLAGVPATFLNLRQEIRHPLPAPRLCLSGGSPCTPSARAAVRELFGIPVLDGYGSTETSGKIAAQLPGEEDLTPLPGMEIRVVDGQIEVRGPGVAPSAAGVGGWYRTGDAGRFADGRLTIDGRVDDVIVCGGQNVHPTEIEAVIAEFPEVDDVLVTGRPDEVLGAVPVAFLVSGPTEPDLDEVRRLCRERLSPFKVPVAFHRIERLPRTTSGKALRRALRVPRPGDGEALVREALAELGDEDLGEQWRERPFAELGLTSVGGVQLRHRLAGAIGFDLPQSLVYDFPTPAAVIGELDRLLSGESRPARTGTVSARAGEPIAIVATACRFPGGVTSPEELWNLVAGGVDATGDFPSDRGWDVAALYDPDPGRIGGSTTRRGGFLYDAADFDPALFGMSPRDALATDPQQRLLLETSWELFERAGLDTAEVRGSDTGVFVGVMHEDYASRLEGHQLEGRLGIGSSHALASGRISYTFGLTGPAITVDTACSSSLVALHWAVRALRAGECSLAVAGGSTVMSTPRTFLEFSRQRGLSPDGRCRSYAAGANGTAWAEGAGVVLLERLSDARRNGHPVLALVSGSAVNSDGASNGLTAPSGRAQRAVIASALADAGLAATDVDAVEGHGTATPIGDPIEAEALIAAYGGGRDRPLWLGSVKANIGHTQAAAGVAGVIKMVEALRHERLPRSLHADDPSPRIDWSAGDVTLLAEARDWRAGPKPRHAGISAFGIGGTNAHVLVSEAPPPAETARPEPLAAPWLVSAADDGALRAVASRLLATASGRDETDVAFTLATRTSLEHRAMVPSGDLDALRALATGGRRGRTVRAPATAACLFSGQGAQRAGMGKELSDGFPVFRSAFDAACQALGGPVRDVAFDGGELLNRTDHAQAALFAFEVALYRLLESWGVRPGVVTGHSIGEIAAAHVAGVLSLEDAGALVSARGRLMAALPPGGVMIAVRAAEDEVAPLVGEFADQVAIAAVNGPRSLVLSGAESVTEAIAAQWPGSTRLRVSHAFHSPLIDPILAEFREVAAGLTHRSPEIVLVSGLTGRAITGIGPEHWVRHARDTVRFADALDAVAAAGTGICLEIGPSAVLSRAAGAVLPTVSTMDTARGVLEAVGELHTAGVPVSWRSVFDGRLVSLPTYPFQRERFWLDPRPRRSPEGGGHAMLGPALVAPDSPRIVHGGSTGVHTHGWLADHVVGDSTLFPASAFVEIALHAGKASVAELTIEAPLLVTEDVALQVVVDGPRIDIYAKDADDWTRHATGRLRPSDVFAQPWKGDWPPPAIKPVSLGEAYAAREYGPAFRAVTGLWQDGDELFADVALPEGVDGRFGIHPVLLDAAVHTLALAEAPDAEVRVPFLWSGVHLFAPAARRARVHCVRTGPGEARVELFDSTGMPVAIVESLLTRPLPAGNEMLYRPRWVPVPAARADDVRIVEGGDVRTVLTALQDTLPRGERTVVVTRGATDPAAAAVFGLCTAASAEYRGLITVVDAEVPVTEVRELVGGNPEPQLAIRDGVPHALRIARTAPASTRPIDPAGTVLITGGTGALGAALARHLVSAHGVRHLLLVSRRGLAAPGAEELLSLPADVRIVGGDIADPGFVQRLVDTCDPPLTAVVHAAAVVADAAFTAQTTAGLDTVFRPKADAARILHEATRDLPLSAFVLFSSLAGIFGNAGQANYAAANRCLDALAVLRRAEGLPATSIAWGLWDLEIGLGSQIPEAARHRIQNSGVAALTLEQGLALFDAAIGHAEPVLIAARLDPTAAGLPPIADGLARPAPRPAPSPDRRWPDHPSEEELRDLLRVELAEVLGHQTPDTIPEDKPFTDLGIDSLAVVDLRTRLRELTGLELPARVLFEHPTVTELAGLLRERR, from the coding sequence ATGACCGAGATTCGCGGCGGGCCGCCGCGGCCATTGGTGACGTTGCTGAAGGAGCTTCCGGGCGATCGGCCCGCGTTCACCGACGAGCACCGGACCCTGACCTTCGGGGAAGTGCTGGAGTCGAGCGGCCGGTTGGCGACGGGGCTCGGAATCGCCCGGGGCGACCGGGTACTGGTGCACGTCGGCGCGCGCGTCGAATTCGCCGAATACTGCCTGGCGGTCCTGCGGGCGGGCGGAATCGGTGTCCCGGCGAGCGTGCGATCGACGACGGCCGAGCTGACGCGGCTCGTGGCCGACTCCGGCGCCGGTCTGCTGGTCACGGAGGAACGGCACGCCGCGACCGTGCGCGAAGTCCAGGCGGAGCGGCCGCGGCTGCGAGTGGTGTTCGTCGAGGACGAGCCGCCGCCCGCCCGAGGTGAGCCGCGGGACGATCTCGGCCTCGACGAACCCGCCTGGCTGCTGTACACCTCGGGCACCACCGGCCGCCCCAAAGAGGTGCTGACGACGCAACGGGCGGTCCTCTGGTCGTCGGCGGTCTGCTACGGCCCGATGTACGGGATCTCCGGCACCGACACCGTTCTGTGGCCGCTTCCGCTGCACCACGCGTACGCGTTGTCGCTGGCCTTCGCCGGGACGATCGCGCTGGGCACGCATACGAGGATCGTCGGCCGTGATCTGCCGTCGGCGCTCACGGCGTATCCCGGCGGCGTCCTCGCCGGCGTCCCCGCGACCTTCCTGAACCTGCGGCAGGAGATACGGCACCCCCTTCCCGCGCCGCGCCTGTGCCTGTCCGGGGGCTCGCCCTGCACCCCGTCGGCACGCGCCGCCGTCCGGGAGCTGTTCGGCATCCCCGTCCTCGACGGTTACGGCAGTACCGAGACCAGCGGCAAGATCGCCGCCCAGCTCCCCGGCGAGGAGGACCTGACCCCGTTGCCGGGGATGGAGATCCGCGTCGTCGACGGGCAGATCGAGGTGCGCGGCCCCGGGGTGGCGCCGAGCGCCGCGGGAGTCGGCGGCTGGTACCGGACCGGTGACGCGGGCAGGTTCGCCGACGGGCGGCTCACGATCGACGGCCGGGTCGACGACGTCATCGTCTGCGGTGGCCAGAACGTGCACCCGACCGAGATCGAAGCGGTCATCGCCGAATTCCCGGAGGTGGACGACGTCCTCGTGACGGGAAGACCTGACGAGGTCCTCGGAGCGGTGCCGGTGGCGTTCCTCGTCTCCGGCCCTACCGAGCCGGACCTCGACGAGGTGCGCAGGCTGTGCCGTGAGCGGCTCTCCCCCTTCAAGGTCCCTGTGGCCTTCCACCGGATCGAACGGCTTCCCAGGACAACGTCGGGAAAGGCGCTACGGCGGGCGTTGCGCGTCCCCCGGCCCGGCGATGGGGAAGCTCTGGTGCGTGAGGCGCTCGCCGAACTGGGCGACGAGGACCTCGGTGAACAGTGGCGAGAAAGGCCGTTCGCCGAACTGGGTCTGACGTCGGTGGGCGGCGTGCAGTTGCGGCACCGGCTGGCGGGTGCGATCGGGTTCGACCTCCCCCAGTCACTCGTCTACGACTTCCCGACACCGGCCGCGGTCATCGGCGAACTCGACCGGCTGTTGTCCGGGGAAAGCAGGCCCGCCAGGACGGGAACCGTGTCCGCTCGGGCAGGCGAACCGATCGCCATCGTCGCGACGGCCTGCCGGTTCCCCGGTGGCGTGACCTCGCCCGAAGAGCTGTGGAACCTGGTGGCCGGCGGTGTCGACGCCACCGGCGACTTCCCGTCCGACCGGGGCTGGGATGTCGCGGCGCTGTACGACCCGGACCCCGGCCGGATCGGCGGGTCCACCACCCGCCGCGGCGGATTCCTGTACGACGCCGCGGATTTCGACCCCGCGTTGTTCGGCATGTCGCCGCGTGACGCGCTGGCGACCGACCCCCAGCAGCGGCTGCTGCTGGAGACGTCGTGGGAGCTGTTCGAACGCGCGGGTCTCGACACTGCCGAGGTGCGGGGCAGCGACACCGGCGTGTTCGTCGGGGTGATGCACGAGGACTACGCGAGCCGTCTCGAAGGACATCAGCTGGAAGGACGGCTGGGCATCGGGTCTTCGCACGCGCTCGCGTCCGGCAGGATCTCCTACACCTTCGGTTTGACCGGCCCCGCGATCACGGTCGACACCGCGTGCTCCTCCTCGCTGGTCGCGCTGCACTGGGCCGTGCGCGCGCTGCGCGCCGGGGAATGCTCGCTCGCCGTCGCCGGCGGGTCCACGGTGATGTCGACGCCGCGCACCTTCCTCGAGTTCAGCCGTCAGCGCGGCCTTTCCCCGGACGGGCGATGCCGTTCCTACGCGGCGGGCGCGAACGGCACGGCCTGGGCCGAGGGGGCCGGTGTCGTACTGCTGGAGCGGCTTTCGGACGCTCGCCGGAACGGGCATCCGGTGCTGGCGCTGGTGAGCGGTTCGGCCGTCAACTCCGACGGGGCGTCGAACGGGCTGACCGCGCCGAGCGGGCGGGCGCAGCGCGCGGTGATCGCGTCCGCGCTGGCCGACGCGGGCCTCGCGGCAACGGACGTCGACGCCGTGGAAGGGCACGGCACCGCCACCCCGATCGGCGATCCGATCGAGGCGGAGGCGCTGATCGCCGCGTACGGCGGCGGACGTGACCGGCCGTTGTGGCTCGGGTCCGTGAAGGCCAACATCGGGCACACCCAGGCCGCGGCGGGGGTCGCCGGGGTGATCAAGATGGTGGAAGCACTGCGGCACGAGCGGTTGCCGCGGTCGCTGCACGCCGACGATCCGAGCCCCCGGATCGACTGGTCGGCGGGTGACGTCACCCTGCTCGCCGAAGCGCGGGACTGGCGTGCCGGGCCGAAACCCCGGCACGCGGGGATTTCCGCGTTCGGGATCGGCGGCACCAACGCCCACGTTCTCGTCTCGGAAGCACCACCGCCGGCCGAGACCGCCCGCCCGGAGCCGCTCGCGGCGCCGTGGCTGGTGAGCGCCGCCGACGACGGCGCCCTGCGCGCGGTCGCCTCCCGGCTGCTGGCCACGGCGAGCGGACGCGACGAGACCGATGTCGCGTTCACCCTCGCCACCCGCACTTCGCTGGAACACCGCGCGATGGTGCCGTCCGGCGACCTCGACGCGTTGCGCGCGCTCGCCACGGGCGGCCGCCGCGGCCGGACCGTGCGCGCACCGGCGACCGCGGCCTGTCTCTTCAGCGGGCAAGGCGCGCAACGCGCGGGAATGGGAAAAGAGCTGTCGGACGGCTTCCCCGTGTTCCGCTCGGCGTTCGACGCGGCCTGCCAGGCGCTGGGCGGTCCGGTCCGTGACGTCGCGTTCGACGGCGGCGAACTGCTGAACCGGACCGACCACGCGCAGGCCGCCCTGTTCGCGTTCGAGGTCGCCCTGTACCGGTTGCTGGAATCGTGGGGTGTCCGGCCGGGTGTCGTCACCGGGCACTCGATCGGGGAGATCGCCGCCGCGCACGTCGCCGGCGTTCTGTCCCTCGAAGACGCGGGAGCCCTGGTGTCCGCGCGCGGCCGTCTGATGGCCGCTTTGCCGCCAGGGGGCGTCATGATCGCCGTCCGGGCGGCCGAGGACGAGGTCGCGCCGCTGGTGGGGGAATTCGCCGATCAGGTGGCGATCGCCGCGGTCAACGGTCCCCGATCCCTTGTCCTGTCCGGAGCCGAGAGCGTGACCGAAGCGATCGCGGCCCAGTGGCCGGGTTCCACGCGGCTGCGCGTCAGCCACGCGTTCCATTCGCCGCTGATCGATCCGATCCTCGCCGAGTTCCGCGAAGTCGCCGCCGGGCTGACCCACCGGAGCCCGGAGATCGTCCTGGTCTCCGGGCTGACCGGCCGCGCGATCACCGGTATCGGTCCGGAGCATTGGGTGCGGCACGCCAGGGACACGGTCCGGTTCGCCGACGCGCTGGACGCCGTGGCCGCGGCGGGAACCGGTATCTGCCTGGAGATCGGCCCGTCGGCCGTACTCAGCAGGGCCGCGGGAGCGGTACTCCCCACAGTGTCCACTATGGACACCGCGCGGGGAGTGCTGGAAGCGGTGGGCGAACTGCACACCGCTGGAGTGCCGGTCTCGTGGCGCTCGGTGTTCGACGGCCGTCTTGTCTCCCTGCCGACGTATCCTTTCCAGCGCGAGCGTTTCTGGCTCGATCCGCGACCGCGCCGGAGCCCGGAAGGCGGCGGGCACGCGATGCTCGGCCCCGCGCTGGTCGCGCCCGACTCGCCCCGGATCGTGCACGGCGGCTCGACGGGTGTGCACACGCACGGCTGGCTCGCCGACCACGTCGTCGGCGACTCGACCCTGTTCCCCGCCAGCGCTTTCGTCGAGATCGCTTTGCACGCTGGGAAAGCGAGTGTCGCCGAACTGACGATCGAGGCGCCGCTCCTGGTGACCGAAGACGTCGCGCTCCAGGTGGTCGTGGACGGACCGCGGATCGACATCTACGCCAAGGACGCCGACGACTGGACACGTCATGCCACGGGCCGCCTGCGCCCGTCCGATGTCTTCGCGCAGCCATGGAAAGGTGACTGGCCGCCTCCCGCCATCAAGCCCGTCTCACTGGGCGAGGCCTACGCGGCCCGCGAGTACGGCCCCGCCTTCCGCGCGGTGACGGGCTTGTGGCAGGACGGCGACGAACTGTTCGCCGACGTCGCGCTCCCCGAAGGCGTCGACGGCCGGTTCGGGATCCATCCCGTGCTGCTCGACGCGGCCGTGCACACCTTGGCGCTGGCCGAAGCGCCCGACGCCGAGGTGCGCGTGCCGTTCCTCTGGAGCGGCGTCCACTTGTTCGCCCCGGCCGCGCGCCGAGCGCGAGTCCACTGTGTACGGACAGGCCCCGGCGAAGCCCGCGTCGAACTCTTCGACTCCACCGGAATGCCGGTCGCGATCGTGGAATCCCTGCTCACCCGGCCGCTGCCCGCCGGGAACGAGATGCTCTACCGCCCGCGCTGGGTCCCCGTTCCGGCCGCGCGCGCCGATGACGTCCGGATCGTCGAAGGCGGCGACGTCCGGACCGTGCTCACCGCGCTGCAGGACACGCTCCCGCGCGGGGAACGCACCGTCGTCGTCACCCGCGGCGCGACCGATCCGGCGGCGGCCGCCGTCTTCGGGCTCTGCACCGCCGCTTCGGCCGAGTACCGCGGTCTGATCACCGTGGTCGACGCCGAAGTCCCCGTCACCGAGGTGCGCGAACTCGTCGGCGGCAACCCCGAGCCGCAGCTGGCGATCCGGGACGGCGTGCCGCACGCGCTGCGGATCGCCAGGACCGCACCCGCCTCCACCCGGCCGATCGATCCGGCGGGCACCGTGCTGATCACCGGTGGCACCGGCGCGCTCGGCGCGGCGCTGGCGCGGCATCTCGTATCCGCGCACGGTGTCCGGCATCTGCTGCTCGTCAGCCGCCGCGGCCTCGCCGCGCCCGGCGCCGAAGAGCTGCTGTCGCTGCCCGCCGACGTGCGGATCGTCGGCGGTGACATCGCCGACCCCGGCTTCGTCCAGCGTCTGGTCGACACCTGCGATCCGCCGCTGACCGCCGTCGTGCACGCCGCGGCTGTCGTCGCCGATGCCGCGTTCACCGCGCAGACGACCGCCGGACTCGACACGGTCTTCCGCCCGAAGGCCGACGCCGCCAGGATCCTGCACGAGGCCACGCGGGATCTCCCGTTGTCGGCCTTTGTGCTCTTCTCTTCCCTGGCGGGCATTTTCGGCAACGCCGGACAAGCGAACTACGCCGCGGCCAACCGCTGTCTCGACGCGCTGGCCGTCCTTCGGCGGGCCGAGGGCCTGCCCGCGACGTCGATCGCCTGGGGCCTCTGGGATCTGGAAATCGGGCTCGGCTCGCAGATCCCCGAAGCGGCGAGGCACCGCATCCAGAACTCGGGGGTGGCCGCGCTGACCCTGGAGCAGGGGCTGGCCCTGTTCGACGCCGCGATCGGGCACGCCGAACCGGTCTTGATCGCCGCCAGGCTCGACCCCACGGCCGCCGGTCTGCCCCCGATCGCCGACGGACTCGCCCGCCCCGCGCCGAGACCGGCGCCGTCACCGGATCGGCGCTGGCCGGATCACCCCTCGGAGGAGGAACTGCGAGACCTGCTCCGCGTCGAACTCGCCGAGGTCCTCGGCCACCAGACCCCGGACACGATCCCCGAGGACAAACCGTTCACCGATCTCGGGATCGACTCGCTGGCCGTCGTCGATCTGCGCACGCGGCTTCGCGAGCTGACCGGACTGGAGTTGCCCGCGCGCGTCCTCTTCGAGCACCCGACCGTCACCGAACTCGCCGGGCTCCTGCGCGAACGGCGGTGA
- a CDS encoding PE-PGRS family protein: protein MTETVTTQAFEAVEGEQKIHVPADAKWGRFKLRGGQGGHGNADSGGPGHGAEVDATVPVKGGETLTIHVGKQAGRSGGSGFTTGGRGGSGETDTGRNGGGGGGSSAVCRGGVPLIVAGGGGGAGGGSLVGRGGDGGAGDKTPHRGDNGESGTLGVGGDGGGGGTAKTSKGDNGQGAPGASTAGGGGGGGAGYTLKGGGGGGGGKSGTNDSAGGGGGAGTSYYVDGSREPSIHKTGAKGNGKVELLEWLKK, encoded by the coding sequence ATGACCGAGACCGTGACCACGCAAGCCTTCGAAGCCGTTGAAGGCGAACAGAAAATCCACGTTCCGGCGGACGCGAAGTGGGGTCGTTTCAAGTTGCGAGGAGGACAGGGCGGGCACGGTAACGCGGATTCCGGCGGCCCCGGCCACGGTGCCGAAGTCGACGCGACCGTGCCGGTCAAAGGCGGGGAAACACTCACAATCCATGTCGGTAAACAAGCGGGCAGATCCGGTGGATCGGGATTCACCACCGGCGGGAGAGGCGGGTCAGGAGAAACCGATACCGGCCGCAATGGCGGAGGCGGCGGCGGATCGAGCGCGGTCTGCCGCGGCGGCGTGCCCTTGATCGTGGCAGGCGGGGGAGGCGGCGCCGGTGGCGGATCACTGGTGGGCCGCGGCGGCGACGGCGGGGCGGGGGACAAGACGCCGCACAGGGGCGACAACGGCGAAAGCGGGACTCTCGGGGTCGGCGGCGACGGCGGAGGCGGTGGTACCGCGAAGACGTCCAAGGGTGACAACGGCCAGGGCGCGCCAGGAGCGTCGACAGCCGGTGGCGGCGGTGGCGGCGGCGCGGGGTACACGCTGAAGGGCGGCGGCGGAGGCGGGGGCGGGAAGTCGGGGACCAACGACTCGGCCGGAGGCGGCGGCGGAGCCGGTACTTCCTATTACGTGGACGGTTCTCGTGAGCCGTCGATCCACAAGACCGGCGCGAAGGGTAACGGAAAGGTCGAACTGCTGGAGTGGTTGAAGAAGTGA
- a CDS encoding acetylxylan esterase: MRSLSRRALLAVTALTLATTLAPQPAVAAASTSPRVYEKTGPHKAVKAPGGPAHTLYYPADIASDSTAHPVLIWGNGTGATVDQYDLLFTHLASWGYVVAAANTGQSGSGKEMLAGARYLIAENSRSGSVFEGRIATGKIAAAGHSQGGGGAIAAGADPLVKTTLPIMPGPQGTVNKLHGPAFFVSGQADTIVPAFYVRGRFLACDQVPAVYGQLKGATHFLQGETRYRLLGAITAWLQYHLADDQNAKSVFYGNDFGLGQDKDGWSATERNKKAA; encoded by the coding sequence ATGCGTTCCTTGAGCCGCAGGGCACTGCTGGCCGTCACGGCACTGACCCTCGCCACCACGCTGGCCCCCCAGCCCGCCGTCGCCGCGGCCTCGACCAGCCCCCGCGTCTACGAGAAAACGGGCCCGCACAAGGCGGTCAAAGCACCGGGCGGCCCGGCGCACACCCTCTACTACCCCGCGGACATCGCCTCCGACAGCACCGCGCATCCGGTCCTGATCTGGGGCAACGGCACCGGCGCCACCGTCGATCAGTACGACCTCCTGTTCACCCATCTCGCGAGCTGGGGTTACGTCGTCGCGGCCGCGAACACCGGCCAATCGGGGTCCGGCAAGGAGATGCTGGCGGGCGCCCGGTATCTGATCGCGGAGAACTCCCGCTCGGGCAGTGTGTTCGAAGGCCGGATCGCCACCGGGAAGATCGCCGCCGCCGGGCATTCGCAAGGCGGGGGCGGCGCGATCGCGGCCGGCGCCGATCCGCTGGTGAAGACGACGCTGCCGATCATGCCTGGACCGCAGGGCACCGTGAACAAGCTGCACGGACCCGCTTTCTTCGTGTCCGGGCAGGCGGACACCATCGTGCCCGCCTTCTACGTCCGCGGGCGTTTCCTCGCCTGCGACCAGGTTCCCGCCGTCTACGGCCAGTTGAAGGGCGCCACCCACTTCCTCCAGGGCGAGACGCGATACCGCCTCCTCGGCGCCATCACCGCCTGGCTGCAGTATCACCTCGCCGACGACCAGAACGCCAAGAGTGTCTTCTATGGCAACGATTTCGGTCTCGGCCAGGACAAGGACGGCTGGTCCGCGACAGAGCGGAACAAGAAGGCCGCCTGA
- a CDS encoding cytochrome P450, with protein MTQTVPVPQGLPMKRDAGPFDPPREITRLRDARPVSPMVFPDGHEGWLVTGYDEVRQMMADTRFSSRQDIGILHMPYETPGMPAQTEPSPAMPGMFIAMDPPDHGRLRKRLTGAFTVKRMKQLEEQIVEVTERQLDAMAALVPPVDLVKEFALPVPSLVICALLGVPYEDRESFQANSAQLMVRDQTLEEKMAAFIGMNTFLTELVTRKRETPDDDILSDLGRYEDLTIEELAGAAFLLLLAGHETTANMLALGTFALLENPEQLAELRADAELLPGAVEELLRYLSVADIFFRYATEDLELGGETIRAGSTVIVSLLAANHDPRRFENPDSLDIHRNARGMLSFGHGVHQCLGQQLSRIEMRAGFDGLLRRFPDLELAVPADEIKLKTDMNIYGVHELPVTWTKSDR; from the coding sequence ATGACTCAGACGGTTCCCGTCCCGCAGGGCCTCCCGATGAAGCGCGACGCTGGTCCCTTCGACCCGCCCCGCGAGATCACCCGGCTGCGCGACGCCCGCCCGGTGAGTCCCATGGTGTTCCCCGACGGTCACGAGGGCTGGCTCGTCACCGGCTACGACGAGGTGCGGCAGATGATGGCCGACACCCGGTTCAGCTCACGCCAGGACATCGGCATCCTCCACATGCCGTACGAGACGCCGGGGATGCCCGCGCAGACCGAGCCGTCCCCGGCGATGCCGGGCATGTTCATCGCCATGGACCCGCCGGACCACGGCCGGCTGCGGAAGCGGCTCACCGGCGCTTTCACCGTGAAGCGGATGAAGCAGCTCGAAGAGCAGATCGTCGAGGTCACCGAGCGGCAGCTGGACGCGATGGCCGCCCTCGTCCCGCCGGTCGACCTGGTCAAGGAGTTCGCGCTGCCGGTGCCGTCGCTGGTGATCTGCGCGCTGCTCGGTGTCCCCTACGAGGACCGGGAGAGCTTCCAGGCCAACTCCGCCCAGCTCATGGTGAGGGACCAGACGCTGGAGGAGAAGATGGCCGCGTTCATCGGGATGAACACCTTCCTCACCGAACTGGTCACGCGCAAACGCGAGACCCCCGACGACGACATCCTGTCCGACCTCGGCCGCTACGAAGACCTCACCATCGAGGAACTGGCGGGCGCCGCCTTCTTGCTGCTGCTCGCCGGTCACGAGACGACCGCCAACATGCTGGCGCTGGGCACCTTCGCGCTCCTGGAAAACCCTGAGCAGCTGGCAGAACTGCGGGCCGACGCGGAACTGCTCCCCGGCGCCGTCGAGGAACTCCTCCGCTACCTGTCCGTCGCCGACATTTTCTTCCGCTACGCCACGGAGGATCTCGAGCTCGGCGGCGAAACGATCCGCGCGGGATCGACCGTCATCGTGTCGCTGCTGGCCGCCAACCACGACCCTCGACGCTTCGAGAACCCCGACAGCCTGGACATCCACCGCAACGCCCGCGGCATGCTGTCCTTCGGCCACGGCGTCCACCAGTGCCTCGGCCAGCAGCTGTCGCGGATCGAGATGCGCGCGGGTTTCGATGGCCTGCTGCGGCGCTTCCCGGATCTCGAACTCGCCGTCCCCGCCGACGAAATCAAGCTCAAGACCGACATGAACATCTACGGCGTGCACGAATTGCCGGTCACCTGGACGAAATCGGACCGGTGA
- a CDS encoding ATP-binding cassette domain-containing protein, which yields MKDSAIAVSGLRKTFGDKVVLDGIDLAVPAGTIFSLLGPNGAGKTTTVNLLTTLMKADGGTAKVAGYDITAEAKAVRAAIGVTGQFAAVDELLTGQENLQLMVDLNKRASGGKRVVTDLLERFDLVESARKPASTYSGGMRRKLDLAMTLVGDPRIIFLDEPTTGLDPRSRRTMWTIIRELVAGGVTIFLTTQYLEEADQLADRIAVLDGGRLVANGTPAELKRQMPGTHVRLRFTTVEELDAAARLFPASTRDDEALALRVPSDGGTRSLRSLLDRLDEHSIAAEEFSVHTPDLDDVFLALTGHDTEAVK from the coding sequence ATGAAAGATTCAGCGATCGCGGTCTCCGGACTGCGCAAGACCTTCGGCGACAAAGTCGTGCTCGACGGCATCGATCTGGCTGTCCCGGCGGGCACCATCTTCTCCCTCCTGGGCCCGAACGGGGCGGGCAAGACGACCACGGTGAACCTCCTGACCACCTTGATGAAGGCCGACGGCGGGACGGCGAAGGTCGCCGGATACGACATCACGGCCGAGGCCAAGGCGGTGCGCGCGGCGATCGGGGTCACCGGCCAGTTCGCGGCGGTGGACGAGCTGCTGACCGGGCAGGAGAACCTGCAACTGATGGTGGACCTGAACAAACGCGCCTCCGGCGGCAAGCGGGTCGTGACCGATCTGCTGGAGCGTTTCGACCTGGTGGAATCGGCACGGAAGCCGGCGTCGACCTACTCCGGGGGGATGCGCCGGAAGCTGGATCTGGCGATGACGCTCGTCGGCGATCCGCGCATCATCTTCCTCGACGAACCGACCACGGGGCTCGACCCGCGCAGCCGCCGCACGATGTGGACGATCATCCGCGAGCTGGTGGCCGGCGGCGTGACCATCTTCCTCACCACCCAGTACCTCGAGGAAGCCGATCAGCTCGCCGACCGCATCGCGGTCCTCGACGGCGGCCGTCTGGTCGCCAACGGCACCCCCGCCGAACTCAAGCGCCAGATGCCCGGCACGCACGTCCGGCTCCGGTTCACCACGGTCGAAGAACTCGACGCGGCGGCGCGGCTCTTCCCCGCGTCCACGCGGGACGACGAGGCGCTGGCCCTGCGGGTCCCCAGCGACGGTGGGACCCGGTCCCTGCGCTCGCTGCTGGACAGGCTCGACGAGCACTCGATCGCGGCGGAAGAGTTTTCCGTCCACACCCCTGATCTCGACGACGTTTTCCTCGCCCTGACGGGCCACGACACGGAGGCAGTCAAGTGA
- a CDS encoding ABC transporter permease: MLRRNFKHLTRNPTSVFNAILMPVVMMLMFVYVFGDAFSVGVDYIDYATPGLMLLAVCYGLGATATAVNSDMTKGIINRFKVMDVSRGAVLTGHVVSSVLTNLVAIAALTGVAFLLGFSPSAGFLDWLGVVGIVVLLGFAAGWLTVALGLAAKSPETAGIASVPLVMLPFFSSAIVPAEKMGPGLREFAQYQPFTPIIETLRGLLNGAPAAGDVIPALGWCVGIALAGYLWASSTFKKRA; encoded by the coding sequence ATGTTGCGCCGCAACTTCAAGCACCTCACCCGCAATCCGACCTCGGTCTTCAACGCGATCTTGATGCCGGTCGTGATGATGCTGATGTTCGTGTACGTGTTCGGAGACGCCTTCAGCGTCGGCGTCGACTACATCGACTACGCGACGCCGGGATTGATGCTGCTGGCCGTCTGTTACGGCCTCGGCGCCACCGCGACGGCGGTGAACTCCGACATGACGAAGGGCATCATCAACCGCTTCAAGGTCATGGACGTCTCTCGCGGCGCGGTGCTCACCGGGCACGTCGTGTCCAGCGTGCTGACCAACCTGGTCGCCATCGCGGCGCTCACCGGGGTCGCCTTCCTGCTGGGGTTCTCCCCGTCGGCGGGTTTCCTCGACTGGCTCGGTGTGGTCGGGATCGTCGTCCTGCTGGGTTTCGCGGCGGGCTGGCTCACCGTCGCGCTCGGCCTGGCGGCGAAGTCCCCGGAAACCGCGGGGATCGCCTCCGTGCCGCTGGTCATGCTGCCGTTCTTCAGCAGCGCGATCGTGCCGGCGGAGAAGATGGGGCCCGGGCTCCGGGAGTTCGCCCAGTACCAGCCCTTCACCCCGATCATCGAGACACTGCGCGGGCTCCTCAACGGGGCACCGGCCGCCGGCGACGTGATCCCCGCCCTCGGGTGGTGCGTCGGGATCGCCCTCGCCGGGTACCTGTGGGCGTCCTCGACGTTCAAGAAGCGAGCGTGA